The following proteins are encoded in a genomic region of Micromonospora olivasterospora:
- a CDS encoding ABC transporter ATP-binding protein — protein MNASSPVLAVSNLSVGYRRRNQIIPAVHDVSFAIAPGGRMGLVGESGSGKTTVTMAVLRYLPRNAVVTGGSIELDGEDLLSMGEARLGRLRGRKIAAVYQDPGSSLNPTMTIGRQVGEVFRKHFDMDRHEADRATAEALGRVQLPSPERIATRYPHQLSGGQQQRVMIAMALSTNPALLLLDEPTTGLDATVEAAVIELVEELAKELGTALLMVSHNLPLVRYLCDETIVMKSGRLVEAGPTGQLLSTPRHPYTQALVACVPTRAHRKLSNALRAEGQPERPNGSRRAAQLERALAASDPVLEITDLVKDYETPDGMVHAVRGVSLTMRRGEVLAVVGESGSGKSTLARCVVGLESFTHGSVVIDGKSMPANHRQRDRSAGTQRPTLVFQNPDTSLNPTKTARAVLRRSLRLAGTNTSAVEKIASETELRPEHLESKTRRLSGGLKQRVAIARASVGEPSIVVCDEPVSALDVSVQAAILNLLAHRQAETGVSYLFISHDLDVVHYIADSVAVMYMGDIVERGPAQAVFSGPHHPYTAALMSAATPIGDETRRERIKLMGPTPSAYEHIDGCVFASRCPVTLADGRCTRHVPPWREGPGGKSYKCHRTPQELHDLLGLSRSTLTPAAAELVAKEHQYE, from the coding sequence GTGAACGCATCCAGTCCCGTACTCGCGGTCAGCAACCTGAGCGTGGGTTATCGTCGCCGCAACCAGATCATCCCAGCGGTTCACGATGTCAGTTTCGCCATCGCACCGGGCGGGCGGATGGGTCTGGTCGGGGAGTCAGGTAGTGGCAAGACCACCGTAACCATGGCCGTGCTGCGCTACCTACCCCGCAATGCGGTGGTCACCGGCGGGTCGATCGAACTCGACGGCGAGGACCTTCTGTCGATGGGCGAAGCGCGGCTCGGCCGGCTGCGCGGCAGGAAGATCGCCGCGGTCTACCAGGACCCCGGCTCGAGCCTCAACCCGACGATGACCATCGGCCGCCAGGTCGGTGAGGTGTTCCGTAAGCACTTCGACATGGACCGGCACGAGGCCGATCGCGCCACTGCGGAGGCGCTCGGCCGGGTCCAGCTCCCGTCGCCCGAGCGGATCGCCACCCGGTACCCGCACCAGCTCTCCGGCGGCCAGCAGCAGCGGGTGATGATCGCCATGGCACTCAGCACGAATCCGGCATTGCTGCTGCTGGACGAGCCCACCACAGGGCTCGATGCCACGGTTGAGGCGGCGGTCATCGAGCTCGTCGAGGAACTCGCGAAGGAGCTCGGGACCGCGCTGCTGATGGTCAGCCACAACCTTCCCCTCGTCCGGTACCTGTGCGACGAGACGATCGTGATGAAGAGTGGACGCCTGGTCGAGGCAGGCCCGACCGGACAGCTCCTCAGCACACCCCGACACCCGTACACGCAGGCACTCGTCGCATGTGTCCCCACCCGGGCTCACCGGAAGCTCAGCAACGCACTGCGCGCCGAGGGGCAGCCCGAACGCCCGAACGGCTCGCGCCGGGCGGCTCAGCTCGAACGAGCGCTGGCCGCGAGCGACCCGGTCCTGGAGATCACGGACCTCGTCAAGGACTACGAGACCCCGGACGGCATGGTTCACGCTGTTCGCGGCGTCTCCCTGACGATGCGCAGGGGCGAGGTGCTCGCCGTGGTCGGCGAGTCCGGCAGCGGAAAGTCCACTCTCGCTCGGTGTGTGGTGGGCTTGGAGTCCTTTACCCACGGGTCGGTGGTCATCGACGGCAAGTCGATGCCCGCGAACCACCGTCAGCGCGACCGGTCGGCAGGTACCCAGCGCCCCACTCTGGTTTTCCAGAACCCGGACACGTCGCTCAACCCGACCAAGACCGCGCGTGCGGTGCTGCGCCGTTCGCTCCGCCTGGCCGGCACAAACACGTCCGCCGTCGAGAAGATCGCGAGCGAGACCGAGTTGCGTCCGGAGCACCTGGAAAGCAAGACCCGACGGCTCTCCGGTGGGCTCAAGCAGCGGGTGGCCATCGCACGAGCCTCGGTTGGCGAACCGAGCATCGTCGTCTGCGATGAGCCGGTCTCCGCGCTCGACGTTTCCGTCCAGGCCGCCATCCTGAACCTGCTCGCGCACCGACAGGCCGAAACGGGCGTGTCCTACCTGTTCATCTCGCACGATCTCGACGTCGTTCACTACATCGCCGACTCCGTAGCCGTCATGTACATGGGTGACATCGTCGAGCGGGGCCCGGCGCAGGCCGTGTTCAGCGGGCCGCACCACCCCTACACCGCCGCCCTGATGTCGGCCGCGACCCCGATCGGCGACGAGACCCGACGCGAGCGCATCAAGCTCATGGGCCCCACCCCCAGCGCCTACGAGCACATCGACGGCTGCGTCTTTGCCAGCCGCTGCCCGGTGACCTTGGCCGACGGCCGATGCACACGTCACGTACCGCCGTGGCGAGAAGGTCCCGGCGGCAAGTCCTACAAGTGCCATCGCACCCCCCAGGAACTGCATGACCTTCTCGGCCTTTCCCGGAGCACGCTGACGCCGGCGGCGGCCGAACTCGTCGCAAAGGAGCATCAATATGAATAG
- a CDS encoding ABC transporter substrate-binding protein, which translates to MNRSFPSPFAGAAIDRRRFLQLGALLGAGATIAACAPGGSAGTSAASAPTKAVSGGKMTVGLPTPSGPVDPVTMNDIGAVDTVLVAAEYLTFPRADGSLEGRLATTWTADDASTWTFTLRQGVKFHDGSELTAADVVATFDRVTDPDGGSAGLQSFAGILAPGGTTAVDDHTVRFKLDRPYADFPYLVSAYAYNTAILPASYRTGDFVKGGFGTGPYILTRFIPGSGAVFRRNENYWLDEAAYLDTLEVKYFADTNAQVLAVQSASVDLVPSVEPATLRTLKRSTNIVLQEAASSSFQSLQMRTDVAPFNDKRVRQALALCLDRTKLIAGLIDGKASLGNDHLFAPTFESAESVAQAVEQRNRDIAAAKRLLSEAGHPNGLDVTLTTTRIFECVDHATLVKDMAADAGFRITLDIMTPEEYFASGDNSPWLTVPLGITNWGSRGCASQVLEATVATTAPYNSAHFSNAELDNLIKKYDAEPDAKARAGIAASIAELLHEEVPIIVSYFKSQVRVATSRVGGMPAGPGDFPDFQKVFVSA; encoded by the coding sequence ATGAATAGGTCATTTCCCTCGCCGTTCGCGGGCGCCGCGATCGACCGCCGCAGGTTCCTCCAGCTCGGCGCGCTGCTCGGTGCCGGCGCGACGATCGCGGCCTGCGCTCCCGGTGGATCGGCCGGCACCAGCGCGGCGTCCGCGCCCACCAAGGCGGTGTCCGGCGGAAAGATGACCGTGGGTTTGCCCACGCCCAGCGGCCCGGTTGATCCGGTAACCATGAACGACATCGGCGCCGTCGACACGGTACTCGTCGCCGCAGAATATCTGACCTTCCCCCGAGCCGACGGAAGCCTGGAGGGACGTCTGGCCACCACATGGACGGCCGACGACGCATCCACCTGGACCTTCACGCTCCGTCAGGGTGTCAAGTTCCACGACGGGAGCGAACTGACCGCCGCCGACGTCGTGGCGACGTTCGACCGGGTCACCGATCCCGACGGCGGGTCGGCGGGACTACAGAGCTTCGCAGGCATTCTTGCCCCCGGCGGGACGACCGCCGTCGACGACCACACGGTGCGGTTCAAGCTGGACCGGCCCTACGCCGACTTCCCCTACCTGGTCTCGGCGTACGCCTACAACACCGCCATTCTGCCCGCGTCCTACCGGACTGGCGACTTCGTCAAGGGCGGGTTCGGCACCGGTCCCTACATCCTCACCAGGTTCATCCCCGGAAGCGGCGCGGTGTTCCGGCGGAACGAGAACTACTGGCTCGATGAGGCCGCCTACCTCGACACCCTGGAGGTGAAGTACTTCGCCGACACCAACGCCCAGGTGCTAGCCGTGCAGAGCGCCTCGGTCGACCTCGTTCCGTCGGTCGAGCCGGCCACGCTGCGCACGCTCAAGCGGTCGACGAACATCGTCCTACAGGAAGCGGCCTCATCGTCGTTTCAGTCACTGCAGATGCGCACCGACGTCGCCCCGTTCAACGACAAGAGGGTACGCCAGGCGCTGGCGCTCTGCCTGGACCGCACCAAGCTCATCGCCGGCCTGATCGACGGCAAAGCGTCCCTCGGGAACGATCATCTCTTCGCACCCACCTTCGAGTCCGCCGAGAGCGTCGCCCAAGCCGTCGAACAGCGCAACCGCGACATCGCCGCAGCCAAGCGGCTGCTCAGTGAGGCCGGCCACCCCAACGGTCTCGACGTCACCCTGACCACGACCCGAATCTTCGAGTGCGTCGACCACGCCACCCTCGTCAAGGACATGGCCGCCGACGCCGGATTCAGGATCACGCTCGACATCATGACGCCCGAGGAGTACTTCGCGTCCGGCGACAACTCGCCATGGCTCACCGTCCCCCTCGGCATCACCAACTGGGGATCACGCGGCTGCGCGTCCCAAGTCCTCGAGGCCACCGTAGCCACCACCGCCCCGTACAACTCCGCGCACTTCTCGAATGCCGAGTTGGACAACCTGATCAAGAAGTACGACGCCGAGCCAGACGCGAAAGCGCGCGCCGGCATCGCCGCCAGCATCGCCGAGCTCCTCCACGAGGAGGTGCCGATCATCGTCTCCTACTTCAAGAGTCAGGTACGAGTCGCCACATCCCGTGTCGGTGGCATGCCCGCGGGTCCGGGCGACTTCCCGGACTTCCAAAAGGTCTTCGTCTCCGCCTAG
- a CDS encoding zinc-binding dehydrogenase: protein MKFIQFNGSGGNEIVSLQEAPDPRPSRGQVLIAARYAGVNPADVLQRNGGYPVPADAPQDIPGLEVSGTVVEVGPGVRKWKIGDSVQGIVGGGGLANRVIADAEHLWAAPDGVDEQSRAALPEAVVTAFDALNRARAQLGDVVLIRGINGAVGLAAHQISTALGATAIGIGRSQAALDALAAQGITAVTQGDVAAAVEPLGGASVVIELVGGAYVAEDLKLVRVGGRIVVVSTAAGATPEVPLNLLMAKRADLSGTVLRGRPNAEKAVLVANLEQRLGRLLAAGGITIPIDRVFPAADATAAFDRLSTPGKVGKVLLDFGA from the coding sequence GTGAAGTTCATCCAGTTCAACGGCTCCGGCGGCAATGAGATCGTGTCGCTCCAGGAGGCGCCGGATCCCCGTCCAAGCCGGGGTCAGGTGCTGATCGCTGCCCGCTACGCCGGCGTGAACCCCGCGGACGTGTTGCAGCGCAACGGCGGCTACCCCGTACCCGCGGACGCTCCTCAGGACATCCCCGGACTGGAGGTCTCCGGGACGGTCGTCGAGGTTGGCCCAGGCGTACGCAAGTGGAAGATCGGCGACAGCGTGCAGGGCATCGTCGGCGGTGGCGGCCTCGCCAACCGAGTCATCGCCGACGCCGAGCACCTGTGGGCCGCCCCCGACGGAGTCGACGAGCAGTCACGCGCCGCGCTCCCCGAAGCGGTCGTCACCGCCTTCGACGCGCTCAACCGGGCCCGCGCCCAACTGGGCGACGTCGTCCTGATCCGAGGTATCAACGGGGCCGTCGGTCTCGCCGCGCACCAGATCTCGACGGCGCTCGGTGCCACCGCGATCGGAATCGGCCGCTCTCAGGCCGCTCTGGATGCTCTCGCGGCCCAGGGGATCACGGCTGTCACCCAGGGCGACGTCGCCGCCGCCGTGGAACCACTGGGCGGAGCGTCCGTGGTCATCGAACTCGTCGGCGGCGCCTATGTCGCAGAAGATCTGAAGCTCGTCCGGGTGGGCGGACGGATCGTGGTGGTCAGCACCGCCGCGGGTGCGACCCCGGAGGTGCCTCTCAACCTGCTGATGGCCAAGCGTGCCGATCTCAGCGGGACCGTCCTTCGGGGCAGGCCCAATGCCGAGAAGGCCGTGCTCGTCGCCAATCTCGAGCAACGACTCGGCCGCCTCCTCGCGGCGGGAGGCATCACCATACCCATCGACCGGGTGTTTCCGGCGGCAGACGCGACGGCGGCATTCGACCGCCTCAGCACTCCAGGCAAGGTCGGGAAGGTCCTGCTCGACTTCGGCGCCTGA